GACGACGATTCCGTACCGTCGTCGCTCCCCCCAGCCAGTTTCGATCCACACTCCGGACAGAGGATCGTCCCCATCTCAAATTCTTCGTCACAGTCGTGACAGTACGACATGAGCGGGGATTCGTTCACTGCTGTATAGTAATTCTGTTTTCAAATATAATCGGCAGTGAACGAAAGCGAGACGCGAAAATGCAGAGAAACCGTACTACAGACGCTGCAAACCGATCGGCTGAGCCGAGATCGTTACGTCGCGGCCGGAAAGTCGTCCTCATCGCCGCCGTCATCGCCCATCTGTCGGGCCGGCACGCCCGCAACCGTCGCTCCGGGCGGCACGTCACGTGTCACGAGGGAGTTCGCCGCGACGCTAGCCCCCTCGCCGATCTCGACGCCTGGGAGAACGATCGCACCGGCCCCGATCATCGCCCGTTCGCCGACGATGACCTCGCCCGTTCGATACTCGTCTTGGAGGAACTCGTGACAGAGGATCGTCGCGTCGTAGCCGATAATCACGTCCTCCCTCACGGTGATCAGATCCGGCCAGAAGACGTCCGGCGTGGCCTCGAGCCCCCAGGAAACGCCCTCCCCGACCGTGACGCCGATCCGTCGGAGGAGCCAGCGCTTGAGTCGGAGGCTGGGCGAAATCCGAACGAGCCAGACGACGATATAATTGATCGCGACCCGGAGCGGGTTGCGAGCGGCGGTCCAGTGGGCCAGCGAATTTTGCGGCCCGGGCGTCGCGTGACGCTCGACGCGATCGTGTCGCGGCGTCGGTTCGTCGGAAGTCGTCACTGACTATCCCGTTTGATGTAG
This genomic stretch from Natrinema sp. SYSU A 869 harbors:
- a CDS encoding acyltransferase; this encodes MTTSDEPTPRHDRVERHATPGPQNSLAHWTAARNPLRVAINYIVVWLVRISPSLRLKRWLLRRIGVTVGEGVSWGLEATPDVFWPDLITVREDVIIGYDATILCHEFLQDEYRTGEVIVGERAMIGAGAIVLPGVEIGEGASVAANSLVTRDVPPGATVAGVPARQMGDDGGDEDDFPAAT